A part of Desulfobacter sp. genomic DNA contains:
- the flgL gene encoding flagellar hook-associated protein FlgL — protein sequence MRVPTISLYNTSTSQLNTTAGALKEANTAISTQKRINCLADDPVGVSQTLGLTQAVQGLEQMDANIETGFTWINGIETALQSAQDLLLDTKLLCAQLVNASANASQRADAVETVDAMIDQIFALGNTQINGAYIFAGTDNDAPAFSRDADSPSGVAYEGSDTPFSLQINATSVLAVGRVGEAVFTEERIAVDVTNNTIIFQEDTGMGEEGIKTVMAVIPDGMYTPGELAAAVGDAMTAASLSSGYGIGYQAAYDDDTGQYAIRDDGKSEGYFGFDLLWESGPGTEVDGLDTVDAGMLGPDLGFTADTACHPPTSTAPVTLKSFDDTNNLIDFTEDIGTGPSAQLTAAIPQGEYSDMAELSLAVEEALEAASINNTDYAVSYDEASGTFTIEDEGGTLTGFSLLWNSGTHAAASAATALGFNPGADDTGAVSYGSDSAVVLFTVTPGENDTIDFKEILPDSSGDVSELTAVIPPGDYTDAASLAAAVEDAMEDASEAAGNRVDYAVFYNEDTHSFTIREDGETGLKLERLDLLWDSGSHASASAGPLLGFDTGDVAGQAALGEETVYGIFETLSALKGYLESDDVAGIERSMTRLDTHYDSITSVIADTGMKYNRLESTQTINSDIQLVLTERRSMIEDADMVTAIMELEAIQTAYEASLSATAKILNVSLADYL from the coding sequence ATGCGGGTGCCAACCATTTCCCTGTATAATACATCCACCTCCCAGCTGAATACGACAGCCGGGGCACTGAAAGAGGCCAATACCGCTATTTCCACCCAGAAACGGATCAACTGCCTGGCCGATGATCCCGTGGGCGTTTCCCAGACCCTGGGGCTGACCCAGGCCGTCCAGGGGCTGGAGCAGATGGATGCCAATATTGAAACGGGTTTCACCTGGATAAACGGCATCGAAACCGCCCTTCAGTCGGCCCAGGACCTTCTGCTGGACACCAAACTGCTCTGCGCCCAGCTGGTCAATGCATCGGCCAACGCCTCCCAGCGGGCCGATGCCGTTGAAACCGTGGATGCCATGATTGACCAGATTTTTGCCCTGGGAAACACCCAGATCAACGGCGCCTATATTTTTGCCGGGACCGACAATGATGCCCCGGCCTTTTCCCGGGATGCCGACAGTCCCTCGGGGGTGGCCTATGAAGGGAGTGACACCCCCTTTTCCCTTCAGATCAACGCCACCTCGGTGCTGGCGGTGGGCCGGGTGGGGGAAGCGGTCTTTACCGAAGAGCGGATCGCCGTGGATGTCACCAATAATACCATTATTTTTCAGGAGGATACCGGCATGGGGGAAGAGGGCATCAAGACGGTCATGGCGGTTATTCCCGACGGCATGTACACGCCCGGGGAACTGGCCGCCGCCGTGGGGGATGCCATGACCGCAGCCTCCCTTTCATCGGGGTACGGCATCGGCTACCAGGCGGCATACGATGATGACACCGGGCAGTATGCCATCCGGGACGACGGGAAAAGCGAGGGATATTTCGGTTTTGACCTGCTCTGGGAATCGGGCCCCGGCACAGAAGTGGACGGCCTTGACACCGTGGATGCCGGGATGCTGGGCCCGGACCTGGGCTTTACCGCGGATACCGCCTGCCATCCCCCCACCAGCACGGCGCCGGTGACCCTGAAGTCCTTCGACGATACCAACAATCTCATTGATTTTACTGAAGACATTGGGACAGGCCCTTCTGCCCAGCTTACCGCCGCCATTCCCCAGGGGGAGTATTCAGATATGGCCGAACTTTCCCTGGCCGTGGAAGAGGCATTGGAAGCCGCATCCATAAATAATACGGACTATGCCGTATCCTATGATGAGGCCTCCGGAACCTTCACCATTGAAGATGAGGGCGGCACCCTTACCGGGTTTTCCCTTTTGTGGAATTCCGGGACCCATGCAGCAGCCAGTGCCGCAACCGCCCTGGGATTCAACCCAGGGGCGGACGACACCGGGGCGGTGTCCTATGGGAGCGATTCTGCCGTGGTCCTTTTTACCGTTACCCCGGGGGAAAACGACACCATTGACTTTAAGGAGATCCTGCCGGACAGCAGCGGGGATGTCAGTGAATTAACCGCAGTGATACCCCCGGGGGACTATACCGATGCCGCCTCCCTTGCAGCGGCGGTGGAAGACGCCATGGAGGATGCTTCGGAGGCGGCCGGAAACCGGGTGGACTACGCTGTTTTCTACAACGAGGACACCCACAGCTTCACCATCCGGGAGGACGGGGAGACGGGGCTGAAACTGGAACGGCTGGACCTGCTCTGGGACTCGGGCAGCCATGCCTCGGCCTCCGCCGGCCCGCTGCTGGGATTCGACACCGGGGATGTGGCGGGCCAGGCCGCCCTGGGAGAGGAGACGGTGTACGGGATTTTTGAAACCCTGTCCGCCCTGAAGGGGTATCTTGAAAGCGACGATGTGGCCGGCATCGAACGGTCCATGACCCGCCTGGACACCCATTACGACAGCATCACCTCGGTGATTGCCGATACGGGCATGAAATACAACCGGCTTGAGAGCACCCAGACCATTAATTCGGATATCCAGCTGGTACTGACGGAACGGAGGTCCATGATAGAGGATGCCGATATGGTCACCGCCATCATGGAACTTGAGGCCATTCAAACCGCCTACGAGGCCAGCCTCAGCGCCACGGCGAAAATACTCAACGTCAGCCTGGCCGATTATTTGTAA
- a CDS encoding helix-turn-helix domain-containing protein, whose protein sequence is MKINLHKNARTTPAQRAFIQDNTHMNITDLAMRIGVSETTVRRWKNRDFVFDKSHTPRHIKTALQPADELAAVLFRSALLLSLDDLLQVMRRFISPRCSRSGLNRCLVRYGVSRLAAVQKEVPFGLKDYRGTYFYYSKIDLPAPVGWREPVSIHGLMDYTFRYLFVDIGDYSPVPDTGFLDRVIAEYPFTVFGVLFADPIVFEDSGTGPGNPGRYHGSVVSAWCRGRGLASGYLNFPGPSARQQLNRAWQVAGEPGRAALRSKLFNGDWTRVPWLQPYNRELALRALRRKTPYQALRSHYTLFPGSFKGKPERLIA, encoded by the coding sequence ATGAAAATCAATCTCCATAAAAATGCCAGGACCACCCCTGCTCAGAGGGCCTTTATCCAGGACAATACCCATATGAACATCACTGACCTGGCCATGAGGATCGGGGTCAGTGAAACCACGGTCAGGCGGTGGAAAAACAGGGATTTCGTCTTTGACAAATCCCACACCCCCAGACATATTAAAACCGCGCTGCAGCCGGCGGATGAACTGGCCGCGGTGCTGTTCAGGTCCGCATTGCTGCTGAGCCTTGATGACCTTCTCCAGGTGATGCGCCGGTTTATCTCCCCCCGTTGCTCCAGGTCGGGACTGAACCGCTGCCTGGTGCGTTACGGGGTGTCACGGCTGGCCGCCGTTCAAAAGGAGGTGCCCTTTGGCCTGAAAGATTACCGGGGGACTTATTTTTATTATTCAAAGATTGATCTTCCCGCCCCCGTGGGCTGGCGGGAGCCCGTCAGCATCCATGGCCTCATGGATTATACCTTCAGATATCTTTTCGTGGATATCGGGGACTATAGTCCGGTGCCGGACACCGGATTTCTGGACAGGGTGATCGCAGAATACCCGTTTACCGTATTCGGCGTTCTTTTCGCCGACCCCATTGTGTTTGAAGATTCCGGTACCGGCCCGGGCAATCCGGGACGATACCATGGTTCTGTGGTCTCCGCATGGTGCCGGGGGCGGGGCCTTGCCTCCGGATACCTCAACTTCCCGGGGCCTTCGGCAAGGCAGCAGCTCAACCGGGCATGGCAGGTTGCAGGTGAACCGGGCCGGGCGGCGTTACGGTCAAAACTATTCAATGGGGACTGGACGAGGGTCCCCTGGCTGCAACCCTACAACCGCGAACTTGCCCTGCGCGCCCTGAGGCGGAAGACACCCTATCAGGCGCTCCGATCCCATTACACCCTTTTTCCGGGCAGTTTTAAAGGAAAGCCTGAGCGCCTGATTGCTTAA
- a CDS encoding TetR/AcrR family transcriptional regulator has product MPRKKTSPVTDHDVPTQIKNQELVSERRRQLVDSTVQLFIEHGYHKTTTRMIAKAAGFSIGSLYEYVSSKEDLLYLVCKAIHEEVQDAVEEGMADNVGEKELLAGMIRQYFMVCDKMSDHILLMYQVTQFLPDKWQERVLVNELNITDIFIRILGRMSGKHNFPDLDEKIINLVGHNISVLGHMWAFRRWHMKKNFTLEQYTAIQTDVILGLLY; this is encoded by the coding sequence TTGCCAAGAAAAAAGACATCTCCCGTGACGGACCACGATGTGCCGACCCAGATTAAAAACCAGGAACTGGTAAGCGAAAGGCGGCGCCAGCTCGTTGATTCAACCGTTCAATTATTCATTGAACACGGGTATCATAAAACCACCACCCGGATGATTGCCAAGGCCGCCGGGTTTTCCATCGGTTCCCTTTACGAATATGTCAGCTCCAAAGAGGATCTGCTCTACCTGGTCTGCAAGGCCATCCACGAAGAGGTGCAGGATGCGGTGGAGGAGGGGATGGCCGATAATGTCGGGGAAAAGGAACTGCTGGCCGGGATGATCCGCCAGTATTTCATGGTCTGCGACAAGATGTCAGACCATATTCTGCTCATGTACCAGGTGACCCAGTTTCTTCCGGACAAGTGGCAGGAACGGGTGCTGGTCAATGAGCTGAATATTACCGATATTTTTATCCGGATCCTGGGGCGGATGTCGGGAAAGCATAATTTCCCCGATCTTGACGAAAAGATCATTAACCTGGTGGGACACAATATCTCGGTTCTGGGACATATGTGGGCTTTCAGGCGATGGCACATGAAGAAAAATTTTACCCTGGAACAATATACTGCCATCCAGACGGATGTTATTCTTGGGCTGCTTTATTAG
- a CDS encoding methylmalonyl-CoA mutase family protein, with translation MSAEPDVYTPKNSVKVVTATSLFDGHDASINIMRRILQDSGAEVIHIGHNRSAQEVVDAAIEEDAQGIAVSSYQGGHMEYFKYMVDMLKEKGGDHIKIFGGGGGVIIPSEMDELHAYGVTRIYSPEDGAKMGLQGIINDKIRRMDHPCVDFNNLEYDGLNRDNKRVTANMISAVQEACANDKGQLDAIMSRIGEMAAGSRAPVIGLTGTGGAGKSSLTDELIIRILRDLKDVHIAIISCDPSRRKTGGALLGDRIRMNSIETGRVYMRSLATRRSQTELPEALPHAVEVAKAAGYDIIIVETAGIGQGDSRVVDMVDVSIYVMTAEYGAPSQLEKIDMLDYADIVVVNKYEKKGSEDAVRDVRKQVQRNRKAWGKDPKDMPVFGTIASKFNDDGVTAFYHAFLDAIEEKKGIKYDSAIPRTGVKESTSKTIIIPGERVRYLAEIADTVRDYHQETEKQAEAVRQRWHLEETVRALEEKGAGGIEDLKSAVAATDALVHGETNEAVAAFEHCTEMYQKDELVYEVRGKEFRLPLYSESLSHSKIAKISVPKFSDPGDQYTWMRKENFAGSFPYTAGVFPLKRADEDPTRMFAGEGGPGDTNSRFKLLSSAYPAKRLSTAFDSVTLYGFDPDRRPDIYGKIGTSGVSICTLDDVKVLYDGFDLCAPNTSVSMTINGPAPMMLAMFMNTAIAQQKDKFIQEKGREPDEKEAAELKAFALSNVRGTVQADILKEDQGQNTCIFSIEFALKMMGDIQQYFIDHQVRNFYSVSISGYHIAEAGANPISQLAFTLANGFTYVEYYLSRGMHIDDFAPSLSFFFSNGMDPEYTVIGRVARRIWAVAMKYKYGGNEKSQKLKYHVQTSGRSLHSQDIQFNDIRTTLQGLCAIYDNCNSLHTNAFDEAITTPSEESVRRALAIQLIINREWGLAKNENPLQGSFIVDELTDLVEEAVLCEFERITERGGVLGAMETGYQRGKIQEESLYYEYLKHTGKHPIVGVNTFEDPNADYAEMANHLELARASDEQKDDQLDRLAAFKDSHAEEIDPAVQALQQTALNGGNMFEQLMETVKSCSLGTITNALYEVGGKYRRNM, from the coding sequence ATGAGCGCAGAACCTGATGTATATACCCCCAAGAATTCGGTCAAGGTCGTAACCGCCACCTCTCTCTTTGACGGCCACGATGCTTCCATCAACATTATGCGGCGAATTTTGCAGGATTCCGGTGCCGAAGTGATTCATATCGGCCACAACCGGTCCGCCCAGGAGGTGGTGGATGCCGCCATCGAAGAAGACGCCCAGGGCATTGCCGTTTCCTCCTACCAGGGCGGCCACATGGAGTATTTCAAGTATATGGTGGATATGCTCAAAGAGAAGGGGGGCGACCATATCAAGATTTTCGGCGGCGGGGGCGGCGTCATCATCCCCTCGGAAATGGATGAACTCCACGCCTACGGGGTCACCCGGATCTATTCCCCCGAAGACGGGGCGAAAATGGGGCTCCAGGGGATCATCAACGATAAGATCCGGCGCATGGACCATCCCTGCGTGGATTTCAACAATCTGGAATACGACGGGTTAAACCGTGACAATAAACGGGTGACGGCCAATATGATTTCAGCGGTCCAGGAGGCCTGTGCCAATGACAAGGGGCAACTGGATGCCATCATGTCACGAATCGGTGAGATGGCCGCCGGAAGCCGTGCCCCGGTCATCGGCCTCACCGGTACCGGCGGGGCGGGCAAGTCCTCCCTTACCGACGAGTTGATCATCCGCATCCTGCGCGATCTTAAGGATGTCCACATCGCCATCATCTCCTGCGATCCCTCCCGGAGAAAAACCGGCGGCGCCCTTTTGGGCGACCGAATCCGGATGAATTCCATTGAGACCGGCCGGGTTTATATGCGGTCCCTGGCCACCCGCCGCTCCCAGACCGAGCTGCCCGAAGCCCTTCCCCATGCCGTGGAAGTGGCCAAGGCCGCCGGCTACGATATCATCATCGTCGAAACCGCCGGCATCGGCCAGGGGGATTCCAGGGTGGTGGATATGGTGGATGTCTCCATCTATGTGATGACGGCGGAATACGGCGCCCCCTCCCAGCTGGAAAAAATAGATATGCTGGATTATGCCGATATCGTGGTGGTCAATAAGTACGAAAAAAAGGGCAGCGAGGACGCCGTCAGGGACGTGCGCAAGCAGGTCCAGCGAAACCGCAAGGCCTGGGGCAAGGACCCCAAGGATATGCCGGTGTTCGGCACCATTGCCTCCAAATTCAATGACGACGGGGTCACGGCCTTTTACCATGCCTTCCTGGATGCCATTGAAGAGAAAAAAGGGATCAAATACGACTCCGCCATTCCCCGGACCGGGGTAAAGGAATCCACTTCCAAGACCATTATCATTCCCGGGGAACGGGTGAGATACCTGGCGGAAATTGCCGATACGGTGCGCGATTATCATCAGGAGACCGAAAAACAGGCTGAGGCCGTACGCCAGCGCTGGCACCTTGAAGAGACCGTCAGGGCGCTGGAAGAAAAAGGTGCCGGCGGCATCGAAGACCTCAAGTCAGCCGTGGCGGCCACGGATGCCCTGGTCCATGGGGAAACAAATGAGGCGGTGGCGGCCTTTGAGCATTGCACCGAGATGTACCAGAAGGATGAACTGGTTTACGAGGTCCGGGGCAAGGAATTCAGACTGCCCCTCTATTCCGAGTCCCTCTCCCACTCAAAGATTGCAAAGATTTCCGTGCCTAAATTTTCCGACCCCGGCGACCAGTACACCTGGATGCGTAAAGAAAATTTCGCCGGCAGCTTCCCCTATACCGCCGGGGTATTCCCCCTGAAACGGGCCGATGAGGATCCCACCCGGATGTTTGCCGGTGAGGGCGGCCCCGGAGACACCAATTCCCGGTTCAAGCTGCTTTCCTCTGCCTATCCGGCCAAGCGGCTCTCCACGGCTTTTGATTCGGTCACCCTCTACGGGTTCGACCCGGACCGCCGGCCCGACATCTACGGAAAAATCGGCACCTCCGGGGTGAGCATCTGCACCCTGGACGACGTGAAGGTCCTCTACGACGGGTTCGACCTCTGCGCTCCCAACACCTCTGTCTCCATGACCATCAACGGGCCGGCCCCCATGATGCTGGCCATGTTCATGAATACGGCCATTGCCCAGCAAAAGGACAAGTTCATCCAGGAAAAGGGCAGGGAGCCCGATGAAAAAGAAGCGGCTGAACTCAAGGCCTTTGCCCTTTCCAACGTCAGGGGAACGGTCCAGGCCGATATCCTCAAGGAAGACCAGGGACAGAACACCTGCATCTTCTCCATTGAGTTCGCCCTGAAAATGATGGGGGATATCCAGCAGTATTTTATCGACCACCAGGTAAGGAATTTTTATTCGGTTTCCATCTCCGGCTACCACATTGCCGAGGCCGGGGCCAATCCCATTTCCCAGCTGGCCTTCACCCTGGCCAACGGGTTTACCTACGTGGAATACTACCTGTCCAGGGGAATGCACATTGATGATTTTGCACCGTCCCTCTCCTTTTTCTTTTCCAACGGGATGGATCCGGAATATACGGTCATCGGCCGGGTGGCCCGGCGGATCTGGGCCGTGGCCATGAAATACAAATACGGCGGAAATGAAAAGTCCCAGAAGCTGAAATACCATGTCCAGACCTCGGGCCGGTCCCTGCATTCCCAGGATATCCAGTTCAACGATATCCGGACCACCCTCCAGGGGCTCTGTGCCATTTATGACAATTGCAACAGCCTGCACACCAATGCCTTTGACGAGGCCATCACCACCCCGTCGGAAGAATCCGTCCGCCGGGCCCTGGCCATCCAGCTCATCATTAACCGGGAGTGGGGCCTGGCCAAGAACGAGAACCCGCTCCAGGGCTCATTTATCGTGGATGAGCTTACGGACCTGGTGGAAGAGGCCGTGCTCTGTGAGTTCGAGCGGATCACCGAGCGGGGCGGGGTATTGGGGGCCATGGAAACCGGCTACCAGCGGGGCAAGATCCAGGAAGAGTCCCTGTACTATGAATACCTCAAGCACACGGGCAAACATCCCATTGTCGGGGTGAATACCTTTGAGGATCCCAATGCCGATTATGCGGAAATGGCCAACCACCTGGAACTGGCCAGGGCTTCCGACGAGCAGAAGGATGACCAGCTGGACCGTCTGGCCGCATTCAAGGACTCCCATGCCGAGGAAATCGACCCGGCAGTCCAGGCCCTCCAGCAGACAGCCCTCAACGGCGGCAATATGTTCGAGCAGCTCATGGAAACGGTGAAATCCTGTTCCCTGGGCACCATTACCAATGCATTGTATGAAGTGGGCGGAAAATACAGAAGAAACATGTAA
- a CDS encoding acetyl-CoA C-acetyltransferase has protein sequence MNKAVIVSATRTPLGSFGGSLSKIGATDLGGMVIKEAIRRANIEETQVDECIMGQVLPCGYGQNPGKQAVVKAGLPWDVEAITVNKVCGSSLKAVMLAAQAIQCGDADVVVAGGMETMSMAPYYMDKARWGHRMGPGRIEDHMIHDGLWDIVNDFHMGMSNELCSEKWEVTREDQDKFAAESYRRANAAVAAGRFKDEIMPVEVPQRKGDPKIFDTDECPQDTPYEFLSKMKPAFKKGGVGTAGNASIISDGASALVVMSEARAKELGCTIMAEIGAQASYGIDMKYVLMAPIYAIPKVLKKQGISIGDVDLFEINEAFAGTSCGINKVLELDPEKVNVNGGSVALGHPIGASGGRVLTTLLYEMQKRDVKTGLASLCLGGGEAVALVVNR, from the coding sequence ATGAACAAAGCGGTCATTGTCAGCGCCACCAGAACCCCCCTGGGCAGCTTCGGCGGCAGCCTGAGCAAAATCGGCGCAACGGACCTGGGCGGCATGGTTATCAAGGAAGCCATCCGGAGAGCCAATATAGAAGAGACACAAGTCGACGAGTGCATCATGGGGCAGGTCCTTCCCTGCGGCTACGGCCAGAACCCGGGCAAACAGGCCGTGGTCAAGGCCGGGCTTCCCTGGGATGTGGAAGCCATTACCGTGAACAAGGTCTGCGGGTCATCGCTTAAAGCCGTGATGCTGGCGGCCCAGGCCATCCAGTGCGGGGACGCCGATGTGGTGGTGGCCGGCGGCATGGAAACCATGAGCATGGCCCCCTATTATATGGATAAGGCCCGGTGGGGACACCGAATGGGCCCCGGCCGCATTGAGGACCATATGATCCACGACGGGCTCTGGGACATTGTCAATGATTTCCACATGGGCATGTCCAACGAACTCTGCTCTGAAAAATGGGAGGTGACCCGGGAGGACCAGGATAAATTCGCTGCCGAATCCTACCGCCGGGCCAATGCAGCCGTGGCTGCCGGCCGGTTCAAGGATGAGATCATGCCCGTGGAAGTCCCCCAGCGCAAGGGAGACCCCAAGATTTTCGACACCGACGAATGTCCCCAGGATACCCCTTATGAGTTCCTCTCCAAGATGAAACCGGCCTTTAAGAAGGGCGGGGTGGGTACGGCGGGCAACGCCTCCATCATCTCCGACGGGGCCTCGGCCCTGGTGGTCATGAGCGAAGCCCGTGCCAAGGAGCTGGGCTGCACCATCATGGCTGAGATCGGTGCCCAGGCCTCCTACGGCATTGACATGAAATATGTGCTCATGGCCCCCATTTACGCCATTCCCAAGGTGCTCAAAAAACAGGGCATCTCCATCGGCGACGTGGACCTCTTTGAAATCAACGAAGCCTTCGCCGGCACCTCCTGCGGCATCAACAAGGTGCTGGAGCTGGATCCGGAAAAGGTCAACGTCAACGGCGGCTCCGTGGCCCTGGGCCATCCCATCGGTGCCTCGGGCGGCCGGGTGCTGACCACCCTGCTTTATGAAATGCAGAAACGGGATGTAAAAACCGGCCTGGCCTCCCTCTGTCTGGGCGGCGGCGAAGCGGTAGCACTGGTTGTGAATCGTTAA
- a CDS encoding 3-hydroxybutyryl-CoA dehydrogenase, whose amino-acid sequence MEVKTFGVIGSGQMGNGIAQVAAAAGLNVIMSDIKEEFCDKGMATIAGSLGRLVKKEKISEADKTAILDRIKTTTDLKDMAEADFVVEAAVEREDLKFKIFRDLDEICPGHVILSTNTSSIPIGRIAAQTSRPDKVIGMHFMNPVPLMKLVEIIKGIATSEETFKLTWELSEKFGKVPAEANDYPGFIANRILMPMINEAVFCLYQSVGKAEDIDTVMKLGMNHPMGPLALADLIGLDTCLAIMETLYDGFKDSKYRPCPLLRKYVEAGWLGRKTGKGFYDYK is encoded by the coding sequence ATGGAAGTTAAGACTTTTGGCGTAATCGGTTCAGGGCAAATGGGCAACGGCATTGCCCAGGTGGCGGCTGCGGCCGGCCTCAATGTGATCATGAGCGATATCAAGGAAGAGTTCTGTGACAAGGGCATGGCCACCATCGCGGGGTCCCTGGGGCGCCTGGTGAAAAAGGAAAAAATCTCCGAAGCAGACAAGACGGCCATCCTGGACCGGATTAAGACCACCACGGACCTCAAGGATATGGCCGAGGCGGATTTTGTGGTAGAGGCGGCCGTGGAACGGGAAGACCTGAAGTTCAAGATCTTCAGGGACCTGGATGAGATCTGCCCCGGGCACGTGATCCTTTCCACCAACACCTCCTCCATCCCCATCGGCCGGATTGCGGCCCAGACCTCCCGGCCGGACAAGGTCATCGGCATGCATTTCATGAATCCTGTCCCCCTGATGAAACTGGTTGAGATCATCAAGGGCATTGCCACCTCGGAAGAGACTTTCAAGCTGACCTGGGAACTGTCTGAGAAATTCGGCAAGGTCCCGGCGGAAGCCAACGACTACCCCGGATTCATCGCCAACCGCATCCTCATGCCCATGATCAACGAAGCGGTATTCTGCCTTTACCAGAGCGTGGGCAAGGCCGAGGACATCGACACGGTAATGAAGCTGGGTATGAACCATCCCATGGGGCCCCTGGCCCTGGCCGACCTCATCGGCCTGGATACCTGTCTGGCCATCATGGAAACCCTTTACGACGGGTTTAAGGATTCCAAATACCGGCCCTGTCCCCTGCTGAGAAAATATGTGGAAGCCGGCTGGCTGGGCCGGAAAACCGGCAAAGGGTTTTACGATTATAAATAA
- a CDS encoding aminopeptidase P family protein: MDSPYRRVIPRQEIDNRIQGLQRRLARQEMDGALIVQKADRYYYTGTTQQGWLYVPADGDPLFMVFKDLDRARAESSIESILPLMSPKKIPATLEEMGVPRRLGLELDVMPANTYLMFREIFEATQIEDISTAVRLQRAVKSEFEIGCIQKAAALADGVAAAVPELVKAGMPEVELAGLVEAHARKLGHQGTICMRLWDNHLFYGHIICGRDGAVPGALSSPTAGPGLNPFVGQGPSMNPIRPNQPLLVDYVFALDGYLADHARIFSMGELPDEFYRAHESMLDIQEHVKRLAVPGIETGRIYDIMVAMAADKGYAEQFMGGAHPRIRFTGHGLGIELDEFPFIAKGQELKLEPGMVFALEPKVVMPGRGVAGIENTFLVTEAGLRALTRYPDEIKEI, translated from the coding sequence ATGGATTCACCGTATCGCCGGGTGATACCCCGGCAGGAAATTGACAACCGGATACAGGGGCTTCAACGGCGGCTGGCCCGGCAGGAGATGGACGGGGCATTGATCGTCCAGAAGGCGGACCGGTACTATTACACCGGCACCACCCAGCAGGGCTGGCTCTATGTGCCGGCGGACGGCGATCCCCTGTTCATGGTGTTTAAAGATCTGGACCGGGCCCGGGCCGAATCCTCCATTGAATCCATTCTGCCCCTGATGAGCCCCAAAAAGATCCCCGCCACCCTGGAGGAGATGGGGGTGCCCAGGCGCCTGGGCCTGGAGCTGGATGTCATGCCGGCCAACACCTATCTCATGTTCCGGGAAATATTTGAGGCGACCCAAATTGAGGATATCTCCACCGCCGTCCGGCTACAGCGGGCCGTGAAATCCGAATTTGAGATCGGGTGCATCCAGAAAGCGGCGGCCCTGGCCGATGGGGTGGCGGCCGCTGTGCCCGAACTGGTGAAGGCGGGCATGCCCGAGGTGGAACTGGCCGGCCTTGTGGAGGCCCATGCACGGAAACTGGGCCACCAGGGCACCATCTGCATGCGGCTCTGGGACAACCATTTGTTTTACGGCCATATCATCTGCGGCCGGGATGGGGCCGTGCCCGGGGCGTTATCCTCCCCCACGGCCGGCCCGGGGCTGAATCCCTTTGTGGGCCAGGGCCCCTCCATGAACCCCATCAGACCCAACCAGCCGTTGCTGGTGGACTATGTTTTTGCCCTGGACGGCTACCTGGCCGACCATGCCAGGATTTTTTCCATGGGCGAACTGCCTGATGAATTTTACCGGGCCCATGAGTCCATGCTGGATATCCAGGAGCATGTGAAGCGGCTGGCCGTGCCCGGAATCGAGACCGGCAGGATCTATGATATCATGGTGGCCATGGCCGCCGACAAAGGATATGCCGAACAATTCATGGGCGGTGCCCATCCCCGGATCCGGTTCACCGGCCACGGGCTGGGCATTGAACTGGATGAATTCCCCTTCATCGCCAAGGGCCAGGAACTGAAGCTGGAACCGGGCATGGTCTTTGCCCTGGAGCCCAAGGTGGTGATGCCGGGCCGGGGGGTTGCGGGGATTGAAAACACCTTTCTGGTCACCGAGGCCGGCCTCAGGGCCCTGACCCGGTATCCCGATGAAATCAAGGAAATCTGA